In Fodinibius saliphilus, a genomic segment contains:
- a CDS encoding SusC/RagA family TonB-linked outer membrane protein produces MYKVSLYIRHVAACLLFIGCMFLSADLLAQSQLTVEGTVITEDTQEPLAGVNISVKNENRGTVTDTKGKYSISVANTDTLVFSFISFKKKTIPVNGRTTIDVVMETDQIMAEEIIVVGYGTQKKSDITGSVGSVAMENVEKLSGSNSADMLQGQVSGVSVSSGSGDPGSSPNVTIRGLGTIGNNDPLYIIDGVPGDISKVDPSNIESIDVLKDAASAAIYGSRASNGVIIVKTKRGTKDSGSTISFDAYTGVQSLDNRIDLANREQYNTISKQMYNNAGLQPLAYTTGGGNYADTDWQDAFFDPGIEQKYNLSISGGTENLTYTIAGGFYDQEGIATNTGHNKYNLRVNADYTHGKLKVGESFSYVRSNTQNLTGGSYDGGYGTIYQVMDMLPHTPVYDASNEGGYAGPPHPDMPKSSNPMATQGLTTNESQSDFIQANVYGEYDILDNLTYELRFGANVDNGYLNYFAPTYYTSSIYKREVSYLSQQRSRNTETSIYTLLRYTESFNDHDIEAMAGYSQERSVYKSSNASIDDLPSNEIRALSAGSGSASVSGSIYESTMRSQFGRLTYSYDNRYLFTGNIRRDGSSRFAESNRYGIFPSASVGWRINEEAFFNVDAITNLKLRASWGKLGNQEIGNYQFIPTISAGSNFINYVLGQEQNIYNGAIVTNFAASDIKWETTTSRNFGVDLSLYDDKVQFTVDYYNNVTSDMLVNIPIPATSGSSAGPLTNGGEMETEGLEFSARYSKGEGPFTYNVRTNLSTSRNTVTKLGFKDEAFTGGYIEYGTHPTTRTVVGGEVARFYLYETDGLFQNAQEVQNHSSSNGLLQPNAAPGDIRFKDTNGDGVLNEDDKVYMGSAAPDFEYGLTFNANYKNFDLSVFVQGTYGNKMYNGTKFLTHRTDRNTNYSTDLLDAWTQQNTDTDVPRNISGDPNGNARPSDRFLEDASYLRLKNVQLGYRLPANFLDNYGVSKFRVYLSFENLVTLTNYSGFDPSLNNFSLFRRGVDSGLYPLARTSMIGIQTQF; encoded by the coding sequence ATGTATAAGGTTAGTTTATATATCCGGCATGTAGCAGCATGCTTACTATTTATAGGCTGTATGTTTTTGAGTGCTGACCTGTTGGCTCAGTCTCAACTAACAGTAGAAGGAACAGTGATTACGGAAGACACCCAGGAACCGCTGGCCGGGGTGAATATCAGTGTTAAAAATGAAAATCGCGGTACGGTTACCGACACCAAAGGGAAGTATTCTATTTCTGTTGCAAATACCGATACCCTGGTTTTTAGTTTTATAAGCTTCAAAAAGAAAACGATTCCGGTTAATGGTCGCACTACGATTGATGTGGTCATGGAAACCGATCAAATTATGGCTGAAGAGATTATTGTAGTCGGTTACGGAACACAAAAGAAATCTGACATTACGGGATCTGTTGGTTCTGTAGCAATGGAAAATGTTGAGAAGCTCTCTGGCAGTAATTCCGCAGATATGCTGCAGGGACAAGTTTCGGGAGTAAGCGTAAGTTCCGGTTCCGGAGATCCCGGCTCCTCCCCTAATGTCACGATCCGAGGTCTTGGAACTATTGGCAATAATGATCCCCTCTATATTATTGACGGGGTGCCGGGGGATATCAGTAAGGTCGATCCCAGTAATATCGAATCCATCGACGTGCTTAAAGATGCGGCCTCTGCAGCTATATATGGCTCCAGGGCTTCTAATGGTGTCATCATTGTGAAGACCAAACGAGGTACCAAGGATTCCGGATCAACCATCAGTTTTGATGCGTATACCGGGGTCCAATCGCTGGATAACAGAATAGACCTGGCTAACAGAGAACAGTACAATACGATTAGCAAGCAGATGTATAACAATGCTGGGTTACAACCACTCGCCTATACTACCGGTGGTGGAAATTATGCAGACACGGACTGGCAAGACGCTTTTTTTGATCCGGGTATAGAGCAAAAGTATAACCTTTCTATTTCCGGCGGAACCGAGAATCTAACCTATACTATTGCCGGTGGCTTTTACGATCAGGAAGGCATTGCTACTAATACCGGGCATAATAAATACAATTTGCGGGTTAATGCTGATTATACCCACGGTAAACTAAAAGTGGGCGAATCGTTCTCATACGTCCGCAGTAATACCCAAAACTTAACAGGCGGTTCTTATGACGGTGGCTATGGTACTATCTACCAGGTAATGGATATGCTGCCTCATACTCCGGTTTATGATGCAAGCAACGAAGGTGGTTATGCCGGCCCTCCCCACCCTGATATGCCAAAGAGTTCAAACCCTATGGCTACCCAGGGGCTTACCACAAATGAAAGCCAAAGTGATTTTATACAGGCCAACGTTTACGGTGAGTATGACATCTTGGACAACTTAACCTATGAGCTTCGATTTGGAGCAAATGTTGACAACGGATATTTAAACTATTTTGCACCAACCTACTACACCAGCTCAATTTATAAGCGAGAAGTTTCATACCTGTCGCAACAGCGCAGTCGAAATACTGAGACTTCTATCTATACCTTGCTGAGATATACTGAAAGCTTTAACGATCACGATATCGAAGCAATGGCTGGCTACTCCCAAGAGCGGTCAGTATACAAGTCTTCAAATGCTTCTATTGACGATCTTCCCTCTAATGAAATTCGTGCCCTGAGCGCAGGCAGTGGTAGTGCTTCGGTATCCGGCTCAATTTATGAAAGCACTATGCGATCTCAGTTTGGTCGGTTGACCTACTCTTACGACAATCGCTACCTCTTTACCGGGAACATTCGACGTGACGGCTCATCACGTTTTGCAGAAAGTAATCGCTACGGAATTTTCCCTTCTGCATCGGTAGGTTGGAGAATTAACGAGGAAGCATTCTTTAATGTGGATGCAATTACAAATTTGAAGCTTCGTGCCAGTTGGGGTAAACTCGGTAACCAGGAGATTGGTAACTACCAGTTCATCCCCACTATTTCTGCTGGCAGCAATTTCATCAACTATGTGTTAGGCCAAGAGCAGAATATTTATAACGGGGCTATCGTAACTAACTTTGCCGCTTCGGATATTAAATGGGAAACAACCACTTCAAGAAACTTTGGTGTGGACCTATCTTTATATGATGATAAGGTTCAGTTTACTGTCGACTACTATAATAATGTAACCAGTGATATGCTGGTCAATATTCCTATCCCCGCTACTTCCGGATCTTCTGCCGGGCCACTAACCAACGGTGGTGAGATGGAAACAGAAGGACTCGAGTTTTCGGCTCGTTACAGTAAAGGAGAAGGACCTTTTACCTATAATGTCCGAACGAATTTATCCACATCACGCAATACAGTAACAAAGCTGGGTTTCAAAGATGAAGCATTTACCGGAGGATATATTGAATATGGCACCCATCCTACTACACGAACAGTGGTAGGCGGAGAGGTGGCTCGCTTCTACCTTTACGAGACGGATGGCCTGTTCCAAAACGCCCAGGAAGTACAGAATCACAGTAGCTCAAATGGCCTGTTGCAGCCCAATGCAGCGCCCGGGGATATTCGTTTTAAGGATACAAACGGCGACGGTGTCCTCAACGAAGATGACAAAGTATATATGGGCAGTGCAGCTCCTGATTTTGAGTATGGTCTCACATTCAATGCCAACTATAAAAACTTTGATCTGAGTGTATTTGTACAGGGGACTTATGGAAACAAGATGTATAACGGTACCAAGTTCTTAACCCACAGAACCGATAGAAACACCAACTATTCTACCGACCTGTTGGATGCCTGGACCCAACAAAATACCGATACGGATGTACCGCGTAATATTTCTGGGGATCCCAACGGCAATGCCCGTCCCTCGGACCGATTTCTAGAGGATGCCTCTTACCTGCGTCTGAAAAACGTACAGCTGGGATATAGACTGCCGGCCAATTTTTTAGACAATTACGGGGTTAGCAAGTTTAGGGTCTATCTGAGCTTCGAGAACCTGGTAACGCTTACCAATTACAGTGGATTTGATCCAAGCCTGAATAACTTCTCGTTATTCAGACGTGGCGTTGACAGTGGACTATACCCACTGGCCCGTACATCCATGATAGGCATCCAAACACAGTTTTAA
- a CDS encoding aldose epimerase family protein: MNIPEKNFQKTLNGKEIKLFTLTLDGDTKIVLTNYGGRIVSWLTPDRQGSLADIVLGFDSIDKYIEASDQYYGAIIGRYSNRISDGTFVLNEKQYYLSNGKDGNHLHGGPGGFHTKIWEAYQCGNNKVVLKYVSENGEEGYPGRLEVYIEYKLTNEQELTIEYTAKTDRPTIISLTNHTFFNLSGRAGSTIDNHKLMINADRYTPITDTLIPTGEITDVANTPFDFRQSKAIGKDLDQINDQLLYGSGYDHNFVLNKTSEHRLHKAARVEEPKSGRYLELSTTEPGLQFYSGNYLDGSDIGKEGVPYYCRTGFCLEPHHFPDSPNHATFPSVVLEPDSTYNSRSIYRMGVFN, from the coding sequence TTGAACATTCCTGAAAAAAATTTCCAAAAAACACTTAACGGTAAAGAAATAAAACTTTTTACTTTGACCCTTGATGGTGACACTAAAATTGTACTCACTAATTATGGCGGCCGAATTGTTAGCTGGTTAACCCCGGACAGACAAGGTTCACTTGCCGACATTGTTTTGGGGTTCGATAGCATCGATAAATATATAGAGGCTTCTGATCAATATTACGGCGCCATAATCGGGAGATACAGCAATAGAATTTCAGACGGCACTTTTGTTCTAAATGAAAAGCAGTATTATTTGAGTAATGGAAAAGATGGAAATCATTTGCATGGAGGTCCCGGAGGGTTTCATACAAAAATATGGGAAGCCTACCAGTGTGGCAACAACAAAGTGGTCTTAAAATATGTATCCGAAAATGGGGAAGAGGGATATCCCGGCAGGCTGGAAGTCTATATAGAGTATAAGCTTACCAATGAGCAGGAACTTACGATTGAATATACCGCCAAAACAGACAGGCCTACCATTATTAGCCTTACAAATCACACTTTTTTTAATTTGAGTGGTAGGGCAGGGAGCACTATAGACAATCATAAACTGATGATTAATGCGGACCGGTATACTCCGATTACTGATACCCTTATTCCTACCGGCGAAATTACCGATGTTGCAAATACCCCATTTGATTTTCGACAATCCAAGGCAATAGGCAAAGATTTAGACCAGATAAATGATCAGCTTTTATACGGTTCCGGATATGATCATAATTTTGTACTTAACAAAACATCTGAACATAGACTCCATAAGGCAGCTAGGGTAGAAGAACCGAAAAGCGGGCGCTACCTGGAGCTTAGCACAACTGAGCCGGGACTACAGTTTTACAGCGGCAATTATTTGGATGGCAGCGATATTGGTAAAGAAGGAGTTCCATATTACTGCAGAACAGGTTTCTGCCTGGAACCACACCATTTCCCCGATTCACCCAACCATGCGACCTTTCCATCGGTTGTGCTTGAGCCCGATAGTACGTACAATTCGCGTTCCATTTACCGAATGGGAGTCTTTAATTGA
- a CDS encoding sodium/sugar symporter yields MTFTTIDIIVFSLYCLLIVGIGLWVSRDKEGHQKNAEDYFLAGKSLPWWAIGASLIAANISAEQIIGMSGSGFAVGLAIASYEWMAAVTLIVVGKYFLPIFIEKEIFTIPEFVEKRFNTTLKTILAVFWIALFVFVNLTTVLYLGALALDTIMGTGDGSLMIYALIGLSAIAAAYSLYGGLAAVAWTDVLQVGLLVLGGSVVTFAGLYNVTPEGGIINGLVHIYEVAGDKFTMILDKSNPEYKNLPGIAVLIGGMWVANLYYWGFNQYIIQRTLAAKSLEESQKGIIFAGFLKLIIPLIVVIPGIIVYVLYNQPEGTTHITGIIDTFTQSDGSIKYDNAYPWLMKIFLSPGFLGLVVAALAAAIVSSVASMLNSVATIFTMDIYIPYINKEATDKQTVNMGRITAAIALITAVFMAPQLDNVPQVFQYIQEYTGMVSPGILAVFLMGLFWKKTTSKGAIYGVLASVVIAVFLKTPAVQLPFLDQMFYTLISTMAIIAGVSLTTNPHDEDPKAIHTTAKLFKTSPAFNIGAYVILVLVAVLYAVFW; encoded by the coding sequence ATGACCTTTACGACCATTGATATTATTGTATTTAGTCTCTATTGCCTGCTCATTGTAGGAATCGGCCTGTGGGTGTCGCGAGATAAAGAAGGACATCAAAAAAATGCTGAAGACTACTTCTTGGCCGGTAAGTCGCTGCCTTGGTGGGCAATAGGAGCTTCGTTGATTGCCGCCAATATTTCGGCTGAGCAGATCATCGGGATGTCAGGATCGGGGTTTGCCGTAGGTCTGGCTATTGCATCTTATGAATGGATGGCGGCGGTAACGCTTATTGTGGTCGGTAAATATTTTCTGCCTATTTTTATTGAAAAAGAGATCTTTACCATTCCTGAGTTCGTTGAAAAGCGATTTAACACCACATTAAAGACTATTTTAGCCGTTTTCTGGATTGCTTTGTTTGTATTTGTAAACCTCACAACGGTTCTTTACCTGGGGGCATTGGCTCTGGATACAATCATGGGTACCGGCGACGGCAGCTTGATGATATATGCGCTTATTGGATTGTCGGCTATTGCAGCTGCATATTCTTTATACGGGGGACTTGCCGCAGTCGCGTGGACCGATGTTTTACAAGTAGGGTTGCTTGTGTTGGGAGGCTCCGTAGTTACCTTTGCCGGCCTCTATAACGTAACCCCCGAAGGAGGCATTATTAATGGTCTCGTCCATATCTATGAGGTAGCAGGCGATAAGTTTACCATGATTCTTGATAAATCAAATCCCGAGTATAAAAATCTACCGGGCATTGCGGTGTTAATTGGGGGGATGTGGGTGGCTAACCTGTATTACTGGGGATTCAATCAGTATATTATTCAGCGAACGCTGGCCGCAAAATCGCTTGAAGAATCTCAAAAGGGAATTATATTTGCCGGATTTTTAAAGCTGATTATCCCATTGATTGTTGTTATTCCAGGTATCATTGTATACGTACTGTATAATCAGCCTGAAGGGACCACTCATATCACAGGCATTATAGATACGTTTACTCAATCGGATGGAAGTATTAAATATGATAATGCTTATCCCTGGCTGATGAAAATCTTTCTTTCTCCGGGATTCTTGGGCTTGGTGGTAGCAGCACTTGCCGCGGCTATTGTTTCTTCTGTAGCTTCCATGCTCAATTCGGTTGCAACAATATTTACGATGGATATTTATATCCCTTACATCAATAAAGAAGCTACCGACAAACAAACGGTAAATATGGGGCGTATTACAGCGGCTATTGCTCTTATCACTGCTGTATTTATGGCGCCGCAACTGGATAATGTACCGCAGGTTTTTCAGTATATCCAGGAGTATACAGGCATGGTAAGCCCCGGCATACTGGCGGTATTTCTTATGGGATTATTCTGGAAAAAAACGACCTCTAAAGGAGCCATATATGGAGTATTGGCATCAGTTGTTATTGCGGTGTTCTTGAAAACCCCGGCCGTCCAGTTGCCTTTTTTAGATCAGATGTTTTACACCCTTATTAGTACAATGGCCATTATTGCAGGTGTCAGCTTAACAACGAATCCCCACGACGAAGATCCCAAAGCGATTCATACCACAGCTAAGCTGTTTAAAACTAGTCCTGCATTTAATATCGGAGCCTATGTGATATTGGTACTGGTTGCTGTTTTATATGCCGTATTTTGGTAA
- the galK gene encoding galactokinase produces the protein MTPLIRKIEREFENRFTEEYIVVKSPGRVNLIGEHTDYNEGFVLPAAIDKSIVLALSPNGTDTVRLVATDMDDTFESDISEEITQSQKKWPNYLLGVIDQLRKNDFIVGGFDCVFGGNVPIGAGLSSSAALEGGLLFGLTKLFNFEIPPTKMARIAQKAENEFVGVQCGIMDQFISLNGKAGQALKLDCRSLDYEYYPFNNDNIRIVLCDTGIRRDLATSEYNIRRSQCEQGVNTLQEFQPGITSLRDVSLSFLLQHKTELPPDVFKRCKYVVEENKRVLQACNDLQQNSFESFGQRMYQSHLGLRIEYEVSCKELDTLVEIAQNQKGVLGARMMGGGFGGCTINLVTKEQLPVFKKQITSKYEQKLDQPLSVYDTKVSGGTHLVTEGELTSAN, from the coding sequence ATGACCCCGTTGATCCGTAAAATTGAACGCGAATTTGAGAACCGTTTTACTGAGGAATATATAGTGGTAAAATCGCCCGGTCGGGTAAATCTGATCGGGGAGCATACTGACTATAATGAGGGCTTTGTTTTACCTGCTGCCATCGACAAAAGTATTGTTTTGGCGCTGTCGCCCAATGGTACGGATACCGTTCGGCTTGTTGCCACCGATATGGATGATACTTTTGAATCTGATATCTCGGAAGAGATCACTCAATCACAGAAAAAATGGCCCAATTATCTGTTGGGAGTTATTGATCAGCTGCGTAAAAATGACTTTATCGTTGGTGGTTTTGATTGTGTTTTTGGCGGTAATGTCCCCATCGGGGCGGGACTTTCTTCTTCTGCAGCTTTGGAAGGAGGTCTTCTATTTGGACTGACAAAACTTTTCAATTTTGAGATTCCTCCCACCAAGATGGCCCGTATTGCCCAGAAAGCAGAAAATGAATTTGTGGGGGTGCAATGCGGTATTATGGATCAGTTTATAAGTCTGAATGGTAAGGCTGGGCAGGCGTTGAAGTTGGATTGTCGTTCACTGGACTACGAATATTATCCTTTTAACAATGACAATATCCGTATTGTACTCTGTGATACCGGTATTCGCCGGGACCTGGCTACCTCTGAGTATAATATTCGCCGATCTCAGTGTGAACAAGGCGTAAACACACTGCAGGAGTTTCAACCGGGTATTACCAGCCTCCGCGATGTATCACTTTCATTTTTACTGCAGCATAAGACGGAGCTCCCCCCGGATGTATTCAAACGCTGTAAGTATGTTGTTGAAGAAAATAAGCGGGTATTACAGGCCTGCAACGATCTACAACAAAATAGTTTCGAATCATTCGGCCAGCGGATGTATCAATCCCACCTGGGGCTCCGCATTGAATATGAGGTCAGCTGTAAAGAACTGGATACCTTGGTAGAGATTGCACAAAATCAAAAAGGGGTATTGGGCGCTCGAATGATGGGCGGCGGTTTTGGAGGATGTACCATCAATTTAGTTACAAAAGAACAGCTGCCAGTTTTTAAAAAACAGATCACGAGTAAATATGAACAGAAACTTGATCAACCATTATCTGTTTATGATACCAAAGTTTCTGGAGGCACTCACCTTGTTACCGAAGGTGAGCTTACTTCTGCCAACTAA
- a CDS encoding UDP-glucose--hexose-1-phosphate uridylyltransferase — protein MSFDLSNDPHRRFNPLKGEWVQVSPHRAKRPWQGKEEEPTLSSKKEYDPDCYLCPGNARAGNAENPEYKSTFVFTNDFSALKLDTPSETINNNDLLVAKGEKGICRVFCFSPRHDLTLPEMQLLQIRRVVDLWVDEYTQLGAREEINYVQIFENKGEIMGCSNPHPHGQIWAQQTIPDEPAKEMKQQNMYYENHGSTLLADYLELELELDKRIVAKNKHYVVLVPYWAFWPFETLIISRRPFARLTDMSDEEKESLADIVKKITVRYDNIFEISFPYSAGIHPAPTDGQEHPEWHFHMHFYPPLLRSATVKKFRVGYEMLGTPQRDITSEACAQLLQSLPSQHYKERS, from the coding sequence ATGTCTTTTGATCTAAGTAATGACCCACACCGACGATTCAATCCCCTAAAAGGAGAGTGGGTGCAAGTTTCTCCTCATCGGGCCAAGCGCCCCTGGCAGGGCAAAGAGGAGGAACCTACCTTATCCTCAAAAAAGGAGTACGACCCTGATTGTTATTTATGCCCCGGGAATGCTCGGGCAGGAAATGCTGAAAATCCGGAATACAAGTCTACGTTTGTTTTTACCAACGATTTTAGTGCCCTCAAACTTGATACCCCTTCTGAAACCATAAATAACAACGATTTACTTGTGGCCAAAGGGGAGAAGGGCATCTGCCGGGTATTCTGTTTTTCTCCACGCCATGATTTGACCTTGCCGGAGATGCAATTACTCCAGATAAGGAGAGTCGTTGACCTTTGGGTTGATGAGTATACCCAACTGGGAGCACGAGAAGAAATTAATTATGTGCAAATATTTGAGAACAAAGGGGAGATTATGGGATGTAGCAATCCGCATCCCCACGGGCAAATTTGGGCCCAACAAACAATACCAGATGAACCTGCCAAAGAAATGAAGCAACAAAATATGTACTACGAGAACCATGGCAGTACATTACTGGCTGATTATCTGGAGCTTGAACTGGAACTTGATAAACGCATTGTAGCCAAGAACAAACACTATGTTGTTCTGGTACCGTATTGGGCGTTTTGGCCGTTTGAAACACTAATTATAAGTCGACGTCCTTTTGCACGGCTCACCGATATGTCTGATGAAGAAAAAGAATCACTGGCAGATATTGTAAAAAAAATTACGGTACGGTACGATAATATTTTTGAAATTTCATTTCCATATTCAGCAGGAATTCATCCTGCCCCAACCGATGGACAAGAGCATCCTGAGTGGCATTTTCACATGCACTTCTATCCTCCTTTACTGAGGTCTGCTACGGTAAAAAAGTTCAGGGTGGGATATGAGATGTTGGGAACTCCCCAGCGAGATATTACTTCTGAAGCCTGTGCGCAATTATTGCAGTCATTGCCAAGTCAACACTACAAAGAAAGATCATAA
- the tadA gene encoding tRNA adenosine(34) deaminase TadA, with translation MNTDIPGAQKHLQYMQQAFFLAEQAYDEKEVPVGAVVVKDDRIVGKGYNQTERLNDPTAHAEMLAVSAACSTLGQKYLQDCTLYVTLEPCPMCTGALVWSKLDTVVIGAWDAKAGSCGSAFNLSTNDKLNHQVDVIQGFMEDDCEWILKKFFEERRSSGNGLVL, from the coding sequence ATGAATACTGATATCCCTGGTGCCCAAAAGCATCTACAATATATGCAACAGGCTTTTTTCCTGGCTGAACAGGCTTACGATGAAAAGGAAGTGCCTGTGGGGGCAGTGGTTGTAAAAGATGATCGTATTGTGGGGAAAGGCTACAATCAAACGGAACGATTAAACGATCCTACCGCCCATGCCGAGATGTTGGCGGTATCAGCAGCATGCTCTACGCTGGGACAAAAATATCTTCAGGATTGTACACTATATGTAACACTGGAGCCCTGCCCTATGTGCACGGGAGCCTTAGTATGGTCTAAACTTGATACCGTAGTGATCGGTGCTTGGGACGCAAAGGCGGGTAGCTGTGGCAGCGCATTTAACCTTTCAACTAATGATAAGCTAAATCACCAAGTTGATGTTATTCAAGGGTTTATGGAAGATGACTGTGAGTGGATTCTAAAAAAATTTTTCGAAGAACGACGTTCAAGCGGTAATGGACTAGTTTTATAG
- a CDS encoding adenine phosphoribosyltransferase, whose translation MDAVKQQIISLIEENIRNIPDFPKQGIQFKDITPLLKNPDTLELTSQVLARPFRHMDIDYVVGLESRGFLFGTNLAQDLHAGFIPIRKPGKLPAETITATYALEYGEDKIQMHKDAFEKGDRILIHDDLIATGGSAEAATELVEELGGEVVGYSFIIELTALQGVDKLPADISKEILISID comes from the coding sequence ATGGACGCGGTAAAACAACAAATCATCAGCCTGATTGAAGAGAATATCCGTAATATTCCTGATTTCCCGAAACAAGGAATTCAATTTAAAGATATTACTCCGCTGTTAAAAAATCCGGATACTCTTGAGCTTACCTCACAAGTGCTTGCCCGTCCGTTTCGTCATATGGATATCGATTATGTAGTAGGACTAGAATCTCGGGGATTCCTCTTTGGTACAAACCTTGCACAAGATCTTCATGCCGGTTTTATCCCCATCAGGAAGCCCGGCAAACTACCCGCCGAAACCATTACAGCTACCTACGCTCTTGAATATGGTGAAGATAAGATCCAGATGCATAAAGATGCTTTTGAAAAAGGGGATCGAATCCTTATTCATGACGATCTTATTGCTACGGGTGGATCTGCTGAAGCCGCTACAGAGCTTGTAGAAGAACTAGGGGGAGAAGTAGTAGGCTACTCCTTCATCATAGAGCTTACAGCATTACAGGGAGTTGACAAGCTGCCGGCTGATATTTCCAAGGAAATTCTTATATCTATTGACTAA
- a CDS encoding 5'-nucleotidase, lipoprotein e(P4) family: MFHKGSLLTIVLVIVGFIVTTGCSSSAPVLDHPTTNSTLWMQHSAEYKAITTSIYKTAGANLALALEDSYWSAYTGKTEENYRTKPPAVILDVDETVLNNAAFQARMIKQNSKFNIAAWNQWVMEAKADAVAGALTFTKWADQKDVNIYYITNREAKVEEGTRKNLKKLGFPLSEDDDHILSKNERKNWTSAKTARRDYVAQKHRILMVFGDDLNDFVSAKGISQQERASLVQKHQEKWNKKWYILPNPVYGYWESALYNFENSLSNSQIDRKKLEQLESQKE, encoded by the coding sequence ATGTTTCATAAAGGTTCGCTTCTAACAATAGTATTAGTAATAGTTGGGTTTATCGTTACCACCGGCTGCAGCAGCTCAGCTCCTGTTCTTGATCATCCCACAACCAATAGCACGCTTTGGATGCAACACTCGGCAGAATATAAAGCCATTACTACTTCTATATATAAAACGGCGGGTGCTAATCTTGCACTGGCATTGGAAGACTCCTATTGGTCGGCCTATACCGGGAAAACTGAAGAGAATTATCGGACAAAACCCCCTGCCGTTATTCTTGATGTAGATGAAACAGTACTTAACAACGCCGCATTTCAAGCAAGAATGATCAAACAAAACAGTAAATTTAATATTGCGGCATGGAACCAATGGGTTATGGAAGCAAAAGCGGATGCGGTAGCCGGGGCCCTGACCTTTACAAAATGGGCAGATCAAAAAGACGTTAACATTTATTACATCACAAATCGGGAAGCAAAGGTCGAGGAAGGCACACGCAAGAACCTTAAAAAGCTTGGATTTCCACTCTCTGAAGATGACGATCATATTCTAAGTAAGAATGAGCGTAAGAACTGGACCTCTGCCAAAACTGCTCGAAGGGATTATGTAGCACAAAAGCATCGCATTTTGATGGTTTTTGGGGATGATTTGAACGATTTTGTTTCAGCTAAAGGCATCAGCCAGCAAGAACGTGCGAGCCTGGTACAAAAGCACCAAGAGAAGTGGAATAAAAAATGGTATATCTTACCCAACCCCGTTTACGGATATTGGGAATCAGCGCTCTATAATTTTGAGAATTCTTTATCTAACTCACAAATTGATCGCAAAAAACTAGAACAATTAGAATCCCAAAAAGAGTAA
- a CDS encoding ATP-dependent zinc protease family protein has translation MASQFDNLKIIGRLERVDFPEWNIFDINAKIDTGAYTSSLHCHHIEPYERDGESYVRFNLLDPSHDTYKNKTFELPIYRTKMVKSSNGSTEERYVVKSAIQLFGEKLTAEFSLTDRSEMRYPVLLGRKLLNGRFLVDVSQKYISQKIEEKKI, from the coding sequence ATGGCTTCACAATTTGATAATTTAAAAATCATTGGTAGGCTCGAGCGCGTTGACTTTCCAGAATGGAATATTTTTGATATCAATGCCAAAATCGATACCGGCGCCTATACCTCAAGTTTACACTGCCATCATATTGAACCCTACGAACGGGATGGGGAAAGTTATGTAAGGTTCAATTTATTAGATCCATCCCACGACACATACAAAAATAAAACGTTTGAATTGCCCATTTATCGTACAAAGATGGTAAAAAGCTCGAACGGATCTACGGAAGAACGTTATGTGGTGAAATCAGCGATACAGCTTTTCGGCGAAAAATTAACGGCTGAATTCTCTCTCACCGATCGTTCAGAAATGCGTTATCCCGTTTTATTGGGACGTAAATTGCTAAATGGACGTTTTTTGGTTGATGTGTCCCAAAAATATATCTCACAAAAAATTGAAGAAAAGAAAATATAG